Proteins from a genomic interval of bacterium:
- a CDS encoding winged helix-turn-helix domain-containing protein, protein MVNWRKIETITKGIASHRRLGIVDLLKEKPELSVEEIARTLKISFNNASDHIGKLVVAGLTMKRHDGNFVRHKLTKRGESILKFLSMLG, encoded by the coding sequence ATGGTGAATTGGCGAAAAATAGAAACAATCACAAAAGGAATTGCCAGCCACCGGCGACTTGGGATAGTTGATTTATTGAAAGAGAAACCTGAACTTTCGGTTGAAGAAATTGCAAGAACTCTAAAGATTAGTTTTAATAATGCTTCCGATCATATTGGCAAATTGGTGGTCGCAGGACTCACAATGAAAAGACATGATGGGAACTTCGTGCGACACAAGCTGACCAAGCGTGGAGAAAGTATTCTCAAATTCTTAAGTATGCTTGGGTAA